The genomic window GATCTACACATCCGGAACCACCGGAAACCCCAAGGGTGTGGAGATGACCCACACCAACCTGCTGTTCGAGGGACGCGCGATCGATGCCGTGCTGGGCGTTGAGTTCGGGGACCGAGGCACCTCTTACCTGCCGACGGCGCACATCGCCGACCGGATGTGCAACCTGTACATCCAGGAGATGTTCGGGACCCAGATCACCACGGTGTCCGATCCGCGCGCCATCGTCGCCGCCCTGCCGGACGTGCGGCCCACCGTCTGGGGTGCAGTGCCGCGGGTTTGGGAGAAGCTCAAGGCCGGAATCGAGTTCACCGTCGGCAACGAAACCGACGAGATGAAGCGAGCGGCATTGCAGTGGGCGATGTCGGTGGCCGACAAACGTGCGGCCGCCTTGTTGGCCGGGGAACCGATGTCGGACGACGCAGCCGCCGAGTGGGCACAGGCAGACGAGCTGGTGTTGTCCAAATTGCGGGAACGCCTCGGCTTCGGCGAGCTGCGCTGGGCCATCTCCGGAGCAGCGCCCATCCCGCGGGAAACGCTGGCTTTCTTTGCCGGCATCGGCATCCCCATCGCGGAGGTCTGGGGAATGTCGGAGTTGAGCTGTGCCGCCACCGCCTATCATCCGCGCGAACTGCGGCTGGGCACCGTCGGCAGATTGTTGCCCGGATTGGAGGGCAAGATCGCCGAAGACGGCGAGTATCTGGTCCGCGGACCGCTGGTGATGAAGGGCTACCGCAAGGAGCCCGCCAAGACTGCCGAGGCCATTGACGCAGAGGGTTGGCTGCACACCGGTGACATCTTCGATGTCGACGCGGACGGCTTCTTGCGCGTGGTCGACCGCAAGAAAGAGCTGATCATCAATGCGGCCGGAAAGAACATGTCCCCGGCCAACATAGAGAACACCATCTTGGCCGCCTGCCCCATGATCGGCGTGATGATCGTCATCGGGGACGGACGTCCGTACAACACCGCGCTGCTGGTCTTCGACGCCGACTCGGTAGGCCCGTATGCGGCCCAACACGGACTGCCGGACGCCTCACCCGAGGCGCTGGCGGCGAACCCGGAAGTGATCGCCCGGATTGCCGCCGGAGTCGCCGAGGGCAACGCCAAACTGGCTCGGGTCGAACAGATCAAGCGGTTCCGAGTGTTGCCCACCTTGTGGGAGCCCGGTGGCGACGAGATTACGTTGACGATGAAGCTCAAGCGCCGACCCATCAAAGAGAAATACGCCGCCGAGATCGAAGAGCTGTATGCCGCCGATCCAGGGCCGAATGTCCACGAGCCCACGGCCGCGCCGACGGCTCAACCAGCGTGACGGGGGAGCGGATATGACAGTGCGCGAAGTCGGCCGGGTCGGAGTACGAAAAGTACTGCAGCGCACCGGAATCGTCGAGGAATCCGGCACCGCGTTGCCAACCGACCCCGACGAGGTCGCCCAACTGCTCAGCGCCAAGTGGTTCGGCGATCGGCTCAACGCCCTTGCCGACGAGCTGAGCCGCGAACCCGCCAGCGTGCGCGCCGAGGCCGCAAGTTATCTGCGCGAAATGGCGGCGTCGCTCAACGAACGACCGGTACAGGCCTGGCGCGGCTTCAGTCGCTGGCTGATGCGGGCCTACGACGTTCTGGTCGACGAGGACCAGATCGCCGCGCTGCGCAAACTGGACCGCAAGGCGACGCTGGCGTTCGCCTTCTCGCACCGCTCCTACCTGGACGGGTTGCTGCTTCCCGAGGCGATCGTCGCGAACCGGCTTTCACCGGCGCTCACCTTCGGCGGATCGAACCTGAATTTCTTCCCCATGGGCGGCTGGGCCAAGCGCACCGGAACCATTTTCATCAGGCGCCAGACCAAGGACATCCCGGTCTACCGCTTCGTATTGCGCGCTTACGCAGCACAACTGGTGCAAAATCACGCCAACCTCACCTGGTCGATCGAAGGTGGACGCACCCGCACCGGCAAGCTGCGTCCCCCGGTGTTCGGGATTCTGCGCTACCTCACCGATGCGGTCGACGAAATCGACGGACCGGAAGCGTATCTGATCCCCACCTCCATCGTGTACGACCAGTTGCACGAGGTGGCGGCCATGACCAACGAGGCCTACGGCGCCGTGAAGCGACCCGAGGACTTCCGCTTCCTGATCAGGCTGGCTCGCCAGCAAGGCGAACGGCTCGGCCGCGCGTATCTCGACTTCGGAGAACCCCTTCCGCTGCGCAAGCGCCTCGAGGAACTGCGCGCCGAAGAATCGGCGACCGGAACCGAAGTCGAGCGCATCGCTTTGGACGTCGAACACCGAATCAACCGTGCTACGCCGGTGACGCCCACCGCGGTGGTGAGCCTGGCGCTGCTCGGTGCGGACCGATCCCTGTCCATCAGTGAAGTGCTGGCCACCGTGCAACCCTTGGCCAGCTACATCGCGGCACGCAACTGGACGGTGGCTGGTGCCGCCGATCTGACGAACCGGTCGACCATCCGCTGGACCCTGCACCAGATGGTCGCCTCGGGCGTGCTCAGTGTCTACGACGCCGGGACCGAGGCGGTATGGGGAATCTGCCCGGATAAGCACCTGGTTGCGGCTTTCTACCGCAACACGGCGATCCACATCCTCGTCGACCGCGCCATCGCCGAGACGGCGTTGCTTGCGGCCGTAGAAGTCGGAGAGACCGCGGGGAGCGCGGGGGATGGCTCGGTGGCACCGGCAACGGTCCGTGACGAGGCGCTGCGGCTGCGGGAGCTGCTCAAGTTCGAGTTCTTGTTCTCCGCCCGCGCGCAGTTCGAGAAGGAGCTAGCCGACGAGGTTCGCTTGATCGGTGCGGTCGACACCAGCAAGGCCGCCGACGCCGGTGCGGTGCGAGGGTTACTGGAATCGGCCGACGTGTTGCTGGCGCATCTGGTGCTGCGGCCCTTCCTGGACGCCTACCACATCGTCGCCGACCGGCTGGCCGCCCTGGAAGACGAATCTCTCGACGAAGAAGCATTTCTGGCCGAATGCCTCGAGGTGGGCAAGCAGTGGGAGCTGCAACGCAGGATCGCCAACGCGGAGTCGCGGTCGATGGAGCTGTTCAAAACCGCCCTGCGGTTGGCCCGGCATCGGGAGCTGGTCGACGGTTCCGACCCTGAACACATCGCCAAGCGGCGTCAAGAATTCGCCGACGAGATTGCCGCCGCCACCCGGCGGGTGAATGTGATCGCCGAACTCGCCAGAACGCGGGTCAGGCGCGCGGTTGCTCCAGCACCCTGAGAACCAGTCCTACCGCGACGGCTAGGCCGGCGGCGCCGAGAACAGCCGGCGCCGGGCTTGCCGTAACGGCCCCGATGATGAGCAGCGCGACGACACCGGCGAGCACCGCGAACACCTTGTGCCGCGGCCAGGGCACACCCGCGATCAGCACATCAGAGCTGCTCGCAGCGCTGAGTGAGCGGACATGCTCGGAAGTCGTCATAGTTTCAGAGTACTAGGCACTTGAATTTTCGGTCAAACGAAACCCTGGATGTGGGTGGGCTGCCGGCGGGCTGCCGGCGCAGTCGGTTAAAAGGCACGGCTTAGAGTGGGTTACATGCCGCTGTCAGGTGAATATGCCCCCAGC from Mycobacterium kubicae includes these protein-coding regions:
- a CDS encoding lysophospholipid acyltransferase; this translates as MTVREVGRVGVRKVLQRTGIVEESGTALPTDPDEVAQLLSAKWFGDRLNALADELSREPASVRAEAASYLREMAASLNERPVQAWRGFSRWLMRAYDVLVDEDQIAALRKLDRKATLAFAFSHRSYLDGLLLPEAIVANRLSPALTFGGSNLNFFPMGGWAKRTGTIFIRRQTKDIPVYRFVLRAYAAQLVQNHANLTWSIEGGRTRTGKLRPPVFGILRYLTDAVDEIDGPEAYLIPTSIVYDQLHEVAAMTNEAYGAVKRPEDFRFLIRLARQQGERLGRAYLDFGEPLPLRKRLEELRAEESATGTEVERIALDVEHRINRATPVTPTAVVSLALLGADRSLSISEVLATVQPLASYIAARNWTVAGAADLTNRSTIRWTLHQMVASGVLSVYDAGTEAVWGICPDKHLVAAFYRNTAIHILVDRAIAETALLAAVEVGETAGSAGDGSVAPATVRDEALRLRELLKFEFLFSARAQFEKELADEVRLIGAVDTSKAADAGAVRGLLESADVLLAHLVLRPFLDAYHIVADRLAALEDESLDEEAFLAECLEVGKQWELQRRIANAESRSMELFKTALRLARHRELVDGSDPEHIAKRRQEFADEIAAATRRVNVIAELARTRVRRAVAPAP
- the fadD11 gene encoding fatty acid--CoA ligase FadD11, with protein sequence MSAAERPVTMCEAFQRTAAIDPDAVALRTPGNTQTLTWREYAEQVQRVAAGLAGLGVRRGDTVSLMMANRVEFYPLEVGAQHVGATSFSVYNTLPAEQLTYVFDNAGTKVMICEEQYVDRIRASGAPIEHIICIDGHPEGTLSVTDLYAAADENFDFESTWRAVQPDDIVTLIYTSGTTGNPKGVEMTHTNLLFEGRAIDAVLGVEFGDRGTSYLPTAHIADRMCNLYIQEMFGTQITTVSDPRAIVAALPDVRPTVWGAVPRVWEKLKAGIEFTVGNETDEMKRAALQWAMSVADKRAAALLAGEPMSDDAAAEWAQADELVLSKLRERLGFGELRWAISGAAPIPRETLAFFAGIGIPIAEVWGMSELSCAATAYHPRELRLGTVGRLLPGLEGKIAEDGEYLVRGPLVMKGYRKEPAKTAEAIDAEGWLHTGDIFDVDADGFLRVVDRKKELIINAAGKNMSPANIENTILAACPMIGVMIVIGDGRPYNTALLVFDADSVGPYAAQHGLPDASPEALAANPEVIARIAAGVAEGNAKLARVEQIKRFRVLPTLWEPGGDEITLTMKLKRRPIKEKYAAEIEELYAADPGPNVHEPTAAPTAQPA